The Sulfurospirillum deleyianum DSM 6946 nucleotide sequence GACAAGCGGACAATGTCTCGCTCTCCACTGCTAATGACCGCTGAGATAATCGAAGGATTGACATCGAAAAATTGATACATACGCTCCAAAAAGAAGCTCTCTAAAAGCGCAAAATCAAACGCCTTATACCCTTGCGCAAGTGCTTTTAAATCTTTAGAAATGTCAAAAGCGATGCCTTGCTCTAACACAATTTTCACAATGCCATTGACCGCACGGCGAAGCGCATACGGGTCTTTGTTTCCTGTGGGGATTTTGTTAATGCTAAAAAGCGCAATAAGTGAATCAAGCTTATACGCCAAAGCGACAATAGCGCTAAAAAGCGTACTAGGAAGCGCACTTTCCTCAGAATTTGGAAGGTACTGCTCTTTAAGTGCAAGGGCGAAAAGTTCATCCTCACCCGCTTCTTTAGCGTAGTAGTAACCCATTAAGCCTTGAAGTTCGGTAAATTCATAAACCATTTCGCTGAGCAAATCGCTTTTAGCATACAAGACCGATTTTTCCATCAGTGCGTTTAGGCTCTGGGGATTTAAACGGCTATGCTCTGCTAAGAGTCTCTCTTGGTATTGCGCACTTAAATAGAGCGCTATGGCTTTTTCACGCTTCGTTTTATCCATCAAAGAGCCTAACCCATCCAAATAGGTAATATCTTTAAGCCCCTCATAGCAAAGCCCTTTTTTCAAGTCGTTATCTAAGAAGAAAATGGCGTCAGACAGACGGGCACGAAGCACTTTTTCATTTCCTTTGACAATCAAATCATAATCATCGCTAATGGCGTTAGAGACCACAATAAAACGATTGGTCAGTTTGCCCTCTTTAAAGACAGGAAAATAGCGTTGGTTCTCTTTCATGGAGGTAATAATCACCTCAGGAGGCAGACGTAAAAAACGCTCTTCAAAACTTCCGATTAACGCCGTTGGATACTCCGTAATCGCCACAACTTCTGCCAAAAGCTCAGCATCAATCTCAATGCTCACACCCTCTTTTGCCTCAATCGCTTTAAATGCATTTAAAATGATCTCTTCACGTTTGGAAGGGTAAAGCACCACGCCACGTTCAGCCAAACGCTCAAAATAATCGCCCGCAAACATATACGCAAAAGGCTCATACGAGATGGTACGGTGTGGGTATGAAAAGGGTGTGGACTCGACACCAAACAAGGAAAACGGCACATGCTCATCTCCTAACATACAACCAAACCAGCGAATCGGGCGAATAAAACTCTCTTCCAAAAAGCCCCAACGCATGGACTTTCCAAAATTCAGCCCCTTAATAAACTGCTCGATCATCTCTTTAAGCAGTGGTTTAGAACTTTGAGGTGCAATGGTTCGCTTGTAGTACAAAACCTCTTTGCCATCTTTCATCGCCGTAGCAATTTCGCTAAATTCTACACCGCATTTTTTCGCAAATCCTAAAGCCGCAGGAGTGGGTGCGCCATCTTTAAGGGCAACACTGAGTGGCGCTCCAAAAAACTCCTCCTCTTTTTCTCCTTGTTCAGTCGGGAAAGACTCGTGCCAAAGCACCAAACGACGAGGTGTATAATAAAACTCAAACGCACACGCCAAAGCATTTTTTTCTAAAATATCAAGCCATTGTTTTTCGATGGTAGGAAGTTCTTTTAAAAAGGGAATTGCAGGGAGTTCTTCAACACCAATTTCTATCAAAAGGGGTTTGACCATGATCAACCTTTACATGTAAATAATTTGAGTCGATTGTAACGCAAAGTTGGTTAAATCGTCCTTTTACATGTAAAGGCAAAAAGCCTCTAACGGCTTGATTTGCACGTTCCAAAGAGTTTAGCAAACAACCAAATGGAAGGACAAAAATCGGTAATCGCCCATAGCACAATCATGCCAATCACAAAACTAAGTAACACCGTTCCATAAATTGAGCCAATACTCATAAGATACATCGCCACCAAAAGTACCCCAGCCATCACCAAACGTTGCAATTTTTCAGCACACACCATCATTCTCACCTTTTATGTTAGTTATAAGGGAGAACTATAAAAATAAAGGACTTAAAAAAGTGTTATTTTTGTGACTTAATCTTTTAACGTATGGAAAATCGCAGTCACAGGAAAATGGTCAGAATACCCCTCTCCTAGATGCTTTCCTTTGCCTCTATCGCTGATTTGCCATCGTTTGGGGTTGCCCTTAACATCCAGCATATAAGGTGCTTCAAACCGTTTTAAAGAGTTGGCTTTATACTCTATGCCTTTGGCATCGTAAAGCGTTGGCGCAATGACGATGTGGTCAAGTGCGGTTTTTTGTTTGCCATAACTGTGCGAGTAGCGCTCATTTTGTGGCAGGTCATACCATGTGTTATACAAAGGGGCACTTTTATCGCCCACGCCTAAAACCGTGACAAAGCCTAAACCCCAATCCTCTTTTTGCACCTGATACGGTGAGTTAAAATCCCCCAACAAAATAAAGGCTTTGTCCTTTTCTTTAAGCAAACTATTTTTTAAAGTTGTCGCATAGACAAGGCGTTCATCCTCTTTTTCCTTATGCGCTGGCCAATGGTTAATGTAAACATCTAAAAGATTTTGCTCTATCTTAAGCGTAATGCGGTGAATGCCTCTAGGCTGGTCTTTCATAAACAAAGAGTCGGTTTGAGCAATGGGAAAACGTGAAAGCAGTGCGGATTCTATAGAGACACGCTCCTTCTTTTTGGGATAAAAGAGATAGGGGTACTTTTTAGCACCTAAGGCGTTGTTTAAACGCTCTAAAATCGCCTTATTTTCGACCTCTGCAAGGGCAATCACATCCGCATTTATATCGCCAATAACCTGTGCGATGTGCGCGATTTTACGCTCCACCATCGCTTCATTCCAGCCGTGTTTGGTGTTGGGCGAGTATTCTTTATATTCATTCCCATTTTTGGTGGCATCAAAAAGATTTTCAATGTTATACGTGGCGACTTTAAACTCCAATCCAAAGAGAAAAAAGGGAACAAAAAGAAGTAAAAAACGCATTAAAACTCACTGATTGAAGACATTGGCTCAAATTCACCCGATTCGGTGTTAAAGTACTCCAATTCACCCGTATCCAAACGATAATACCATGAGCGAATAAAAAGCTCACCCTCATTCACACGACGCTCTACATCTGGATAGGTGAGAAGATTTTTAGACTGAAAAAGCAGGGAAATTTTCTCGGTTAATTCCAAGCGTTCTTCATGCGAAACGCTTTGCGAAATCAACTTCTGTGTCACATAGTTTTTCGCTTCCAGTCCTAACTCTAGCCACTTTTTAACATGCACGAGATTAATATCAGTAATCTTTGTGTACATCGTCTCAATCGCCCCACAATGCGAATGCCCACACACGATGATATCGGTCACTTCAAGTACAGAAACCGCATACTCAATACCTGCTGCCGTAGCATGATAGTCATCATCAGGGGCAAAAGGAGGAACGAAATTTCCCACGTTTCGCAAAACGAACAGTTCACCAGGTTCAGCAAGCGTAATTAAAGAAGGATCCACCCTTGAATCACTACACGCAATAAATAAAACTTTTGGATTTTGACCGTTTTTGACCAAATCTAAAAACTTATTTTCATACTTTTTAAACTTCGTATCTTTAAATTTTTCATAGCCACTGATTAAATCCGCAATTTTCATTCTTCATCCTTTTGAGATTTTCGAAAGTATACAAAAAGAGTCCAAACAAAGAAATTACAAGCACAAAGTGATTATAATAGCTCCAATTTTTTAAAGCATAAAGGAACATCATGGAATTTAAAAACGCAACCATTTCAAAAAAAGCCAATGTCTATTTTGATGGCAAAGTGGTCAGCTACACCGTAAAATGTGAAGATGGTACGACTAAAACGCTAGGTGTGATGCAAGAAGGTGATTATACGTTTAACACAGGTGCAGCTGAAGTCATGGAGTTTTTAAGCGGAGAACTCAGCGTTGAGCTTCCTAACCAAACAGAGCCTTTGGTGATTCACGGAGAAGCCACCTTTGACGTCCCTGCAAACGCTAGTTTTACCTTACATGTAAAAACCGTAGCAACCTATTGTTGCGCTTACGCTAACTAAACCTTATACTGCCTTAGCAAAACGCATTGCTGAGGCAAACGCCCATTGAAAATTAAAACCGCCAAGCTCGCCTGTGACATCTAAGACTTCACCAATAAAATAAAGCCCTTCGCATTTTAAACTTTGCATCGAAGCACCATCAATTTCATCCGTACTTATGCCACCCCTTGTGACTTCAGCTTTGGTATAGCCAAAATTTCCAGCAGGTGAAAAGGTGTAGGCTTTGAGTGAGGTCAAAAGCTCTTTTTCATTGGCATTTAATTTTGAGAGCACTTTATCTTCCAGACGCACCGCATCTAAAAAGGCTTTGCTAAAACGTTTTGGCAGTCCTAGTGCGGTGGTTATCTGCTTTTTGGCATGGGTTTTAAATAAGGCTTCCATCGAAGAAATATGGGGTAAAAAGTCAATGCAAATGTTCCCTTTTTTCCAATACAAAGAGCCACTCAGCACACAAGGACCGCTAATGCCTTTGTGCGCAAAAAGAAGGTTTTCACTAAAGGTTTTACCTTCTACATGTAAAGCAACAGGCAAGGCAATACCGCTGAGTTCCTTCATCCAAAACTGCTCTTTTTGAAGGGTTAAGCCTACCAGTGCAGGCGCAGGAGTGATGATTGTGTGCCCAAACTGCTCTGCGATTTTAAAGCCAATATCACTCGCCCCTATGCTTGCATAACTAAGCCCGCCACTAGCAACCACCAGCTTTTTGGCATGAATCTCACCCTTTGTGGTGTGAATGATAAAATGCTCTTCTTTTCTTACATGTAAAACTGTCGTAGAGAGATAAAAGGTGCAAAAAGCACTTAATCGCCCAAAAATGGAGACTAACTCTTTGGCACTGTTGGCACAAAAGATTTGCCCATGAGAACGCTCTTCTAAACTTAAACGCTCTCCCTTAACAAACTTGAGCGTTGCAGAGGCATCAAACGCTTCTAAAATGGGCTTTATAAACGCCCTATTTCCCAAATAATTCGCTTCACTCGCATAACGATTGGTGAGGTTACACTTACCTCCACCAGAGATAAGCAGTTTTGCACCCATTTTGGTATTGCTATCAATAAGCGCAACATCGCTTCCTTGCAGATGCGAAGCCGCCATTAAGGCACTTGCCCCCGCTCCAATAAAACAAATGTCGTGAATTTTCAAGCCATATACTTTTTAAAAAGATTATTTTTGTGGCGCACACGCATAACGCACGGTTGCACCCAGCACCAAGGTTTCATGATGCACCAAAGGGGCTTGTGTCGGGACAGATGAGAAAGACTTAGCAGCTGGAGCTGCCCTCATTAAGAGAGGATGCGATGATGTGGTATTTTCAAAAGCCACTTCTTTCACCACACAGGTTTGATGGGTCTCTTTGGAAAAAGAGAGGGCTTGTTCATTGGCTACTTTTAATAACGATGAGCGCAATGCCAAACGGTTAGCATCTTGTACCCCACCACTAACAACCCATGCCAAAGCCCCTTGATGAGTGATGATGCTAGGCGCTTTTACCTTTTCTAGTCTTTCAACCAGCGTGTTGTACTGCTCAACGGAGTTGAACGCACACGAAAAGAAGAGACTTCCCTTGTAGCCCATAAAAATTTGTTTGTTATCTTGATACGTATAGGAAGGATAAAGGCGATAGCCACCCCCTTGACACAGCTCGTTGTTACTATCAAACGCTTTGACTTCCGCCACCAAAGCATTGAGGTGCTCTTTAATCACGTTACTATTTTTATGCTCTTCTTCAAACGATAATTCACCACGCAAACAATCAGGAATCAGCACACGTGTGACACTCTCTTGCGTAGTAATCTCCATATCTGCACTCAAAAACAGAGGAAAAATAGCCATCATAAAAAAAGAAAAAAATCGTTTCATCCTAAAGCTCCTTTATACCATTGCAAATGCGCTAAAATTTTGACGAATCGCATCGTAGAGAATAATGCCAGCGGAGGTAGCTTGATTGAGGCTTCTGCCATTTTTTCCCATGGGTATGGTAATGGCATTTTCCCATTTCAACTGCATCAATTCCATCGGAAGTCCTGTGGATTCGCCTCCAAAAAAGAGAAAATCCCCTGCTTGAAACGAGGCTTCAAAATAAGGTTTTTTCGTTTTGGTTGTGGCAAAAAAGAAACGCTCTACTTTATCGGCATGCATCTTTAAAAAATCCTCTAAACTTTCATACACATGCACATCCAGCAAATGCCAATAATCAAGCCCCGCTCGCTTAACGGTCTTATCGCTAATCTCAAACATGGTGGGTTTGACAATGTGCAAACTACAATCCGCATTCACACACATACGACCAATGCTTCCTGTATTTTGAGGAATTTGAGGGTGAACTAAAACAATGTTAAACATAAACTCATCTCCAATGAACAAAACATATCACGATCTTCTTTCTGCCACAAAGTGGCTAGCTTTAGCGCCTAGTGCAACGTAGCTTTTTGGGCTTTGCCCAAAAAGCGTGTCAGAATCAAAAGATAATCGTTTTATTATCGTGCACAAAAATGCGCTCTTCAAACACCAAATCAAGGGCATTGGAAAGAACGACTTTTTCCACATTGCGCCCTGCTTTTTGCATATCTCTCCAGCTCATTTCATGATTGACATGAATGACATCTTGCGCAATAATAGGCCCTTCATCCAAATGGTTATTGACAAAGTGCGCCGTCGCCCCTATAATCTTCACACCTCTCTCATACGCCTGTTTATAAGGATTTGCACCAATAAACGCAGGCAAAAATGAGTGGTGAATATTAATCATCTTCTCTTCATAATGCCCTACAAATTCGCTCGATAAAATACGCATGTATTTGGCAAGCACAATATAATCCACACTGTATCCAGCCAATACCTCTAAAACTTTTGCTTCATGTTCAACTCGGTTTAATCCCTCATGACTCACACAATGAAAAGGAACATTGAACTTATCGCTAAGCCCCTTTAAATCTTCGTAGTTTGAGACAATCGCTAAGATGTTCGCATTCAAATCGCCACTATCGTGTTTGAGCAAAATATCACCCAAACAGTGTATCTCTTTGGTACCCATCAGAATAATATCTTTTTTGCGTGCCTCAACGACATGAATGTTAGAACGGGCAGGAAGCATCGCCTGAAGGGTGCCTTTAAACGCATTCAAATCTGCCTCTCCGTTTAACTCCGCGCGCATAAAAAACTTGCCATTTTCCCTATCCACATACTCATCGTTTTTGATAATATTGAGCTGGTATTTAAACACCACATCCGCAATGCGATAAATCAACCCTTTCTCATCAGAACAATCAATTTTTAAAATATAATTTTTATTTACATCCATACTTACTCTGCCTCACATAATTCTTGAATTTTAGCTATACGTCTTTTTCGTAACTCATCTCCAATGGAGCGTCCCTCAAATCCTTCATTCATCACATCATGAACGCTAATGCCCCCATCAAAAGGCTGCTCCCAAATCTCAAGCGCTATGGCACGCTCTTTCACACCTTCCCTGTAATGCCCTAACCATTCGCACAAAGGTATATCAAGGCTTACATGTAAAAGGGTTTTATCATTTATCTCGCCCTCCACAAATGGCTGGTTGCGAAAAAAACGACGGTAATGATTGGGCGCATCAAGGGCACTAAGCCATTTTATAGGGTCTTGTTGTAAACGATTGGCGACGATGTAAACAAAATAGTAAGAGGCAAACTCCTCTTGAAAATTGTGCTTACATCGTAGCAATTCGCGCGCAATCGTAAAAAAATGATTTTCCACTTTACATGTAAAACATTTTTCAAACAGCTCAAGTTGGTACATGTAAAATAATCCATAGTGCAAATAAGAAGCATTAAACAGTTTTTCAAACTCCCATAAAATACGAGGTTTTGTTAAATCAGACAAGGCAATCTCTCGCATAATCATCAAACTTTTTGACTCTATTTTAAAACCTAAACGTGCACTAAATTGCATCGCACGAAGCACTCTTAAGCTATCTTCTTTAAATTTTTCTTCATCAATAATGACCAACAAACGATCCAAAATCGCCTTTTGCCCATCCCAAAAATCAAGCAGTTCATACGTGAAGATATTGAGCATCATGGCATTGATCGTAAAATCACGCCTTTTAGACGCCTCTTTTTCATCCTCACATACCTCAACCTCAAAGGCATTGTGTCCCACACCACTTTTGCGCTCAATACGAGGCAAAGAGAAGTCGATATTGCCCCATTTATACACAAAAAAACTTTTACCTACCCCCACCGCACCAATGCGTTGCATCAAGTTATCAAAGGTTTCAGGGGCAATGTCATACACCTCAATATCCAAATCATGTAAAGGTTCATCCACACAAATATCTCTCACGCTACCCCCTACCAAATAGGCACGTTTGGTATACGGCGCTAAAAACGTTTTTGCTTCTTCAAATTGTGAGAGAAATGACCCATGCAGGTCGATATAGCGTTTCATTTTTTAGAAGAGTCCACTTTCTCCAACTGCTCATCAATCGTGGCTAAAAGATACTCTAAAAAGTTGAGCGTCAAATCAATTTTCGCTTCAATGTTTTTATTGTTTGGAGATTGGAAGCCCTCAAATAAAACCAAAATACGCTCACGCAAATTGAGATAAAACTGTCTCTCCCGCTCTTCACAGCTCGATTCATCCACGAAAGAGAGCCTTACCTCTGCCTCTTTATGAATCTCTTCGTGAACCTCTAGCATAATCTCAGGCTCAAACGCTTCTGCATTCACCTGTCGTGGCGGTTGCAGGGTTTGTGCCTTGGATTCCTCCTTAGGCACAACCTCTTCAAGCTCTTTGAGAGTCGATAAAATCATCTCTTTTAATTCCATAGCTTTACCAACCACCTTTCAAATTCTAAAAATTCGACTTCCGAATTCATATTTAAAAAAAACTTTTTCATCTCTTCATCGACACCGAGGTATTTTTTGCGAATCCCAGAGAGACGCTTAATCGCAATTTTCGCCTCTTTATTCTCAGGATTTGCCATTAATAACTCCTTATAAATCTCCAAAGCCTCATTTTTGAGACCTTGAAGTTCATAAATCGAAGCAAGAGTCAGTGTTCTCATAGTTTATTGACATAATCAGCGATAATAGAACCCATTTGTGTCGTTGAACACACCTCTTTCGCCCCATAGTTCGCCAAATCTTTCGTTCGATAGCCATCTTGAAGCACCTTTTTAATGGCACTCTCAATTCTATCCGCCGCTTTACTCTCACCTAGGGCAAAACGTAACATCATAGAGGCACTTAAAATGGTAGCAAGTGGATTGGCGATGCCTTGTCCTGCGATATCAGGGGCTGAGCCATGAATCGGCTCAAACAAGCCTACTTTGCCACCAATGGATGCTGAAGGTAACAATCCAATAGAACCGCTAATCATACTCGCCTCATCACTTAAGATATCCCCAAAAATATTGCCCGTTAAAATGACGTCAAATTGGCGTGGGTTTCGTACCAACTGCATCGCTGCATTGTCTACATACATGTGAGTTACTGTCACTTCTGGGTACTCTTTGGCGATTTCATTGACCGTGTCTCTCCAGAGTTGGCTTACTTCTAAAACATTGGCTTTATCGACAGAGCAGACCTCACGACGACGCTTCATGGCTGAGTCAAACGCCACACGGGCAATACGCTCAATCTCAGGTTTGGTGTAAATCATGGTGTTGTAGCCCGTGAAGCCATCATTGGCACGAGGCTCACCAAAGTAAATGCCCCCCGTTAGCTCTCGCACGACAAATAAATCAACCCCTTTAAGCACTTCAGGCTTAAGTGTACTCGCATCTAAAAGCTCATCAAACACAGCCGTTGGACGGAGGTTTGCAAATAAACCTAAGGCTTTACGAAGTTTTAAAAGACCCGTTTCTGGGCGAAACTCACGAGGCAAAGTATCCCATTTTTGACCGCCAATCGCACCAAAAAGCACTGCATCGCTTTTCAAACACCCCTCAATGGTCTCATCAGGAAGTGGTGTGCCTTTAAAATCATACGCCACACCACCCATAAGGTAGTCTTCATAACGCAGTTCAAAATCCTCTTTTGCACACACGCTGTCCAATACTTTAATCGCCTCATCGACAA carries:
- the glyS gene encoding glycine--tRNA ligase subunit beta, whose protein sequence is MVKPLLIEIGVEELPAIPFLKELPTIEKQWLDILEKNALACAFEFYYTPRRLVLWHESFPTEQGEKEEEFFGAPLSVALKDGAPTPAALGFAKKCGVEFSEIATAMKDGKEVLYYKRTIAPQSSKPLLKEMIEQFIKGLNFGKSMRWGFLEESFIRPIRWFGCMLGDEHVPFSLFGVESTPFSYPHRTISYEPFAYMFAGDYFERLAERGVVLYPSKREEIILNAFKAIEAKEGVSIEIDAELLAEVVAITEYPTALIGSFEERFLRLPPEVIITSMKENQRYFPVFKEGKLTNRFIVVSNAISDDYDLIVKGNEKVLRARLSDAIFFLDNDLKKGLCYEGLKDITYLDGLGSLMDKTKREKAIALYLSAQYQERLLAEHSRLNPQSLNALMEKSVLYAKSDLLSEMVYEFTELQGLMGYYYAKEAGEDELFALALKEQYLPNSEESALPSTLFSAIVALAYKLDSLIALFSINKIPTGNKDPYALRRAVNGIVKIVLEQGIAFDISKDLKALAQGYKAFDFALLESFFLERMYQFFDVNPSIISAVISSGERDIVRLSLKIQALATMVQDDGFKEMFSTFKRVANIIKNMDMNQTLSINQALFENAYETALFDAFSAVNAKNYESFEAHLDALFALKPHIDAFFDNVMVNVENPELRANRQNLIGSIYTAFKSIADIKEITL
- a CDS encoding phosphoribosylaminoimidazole synthetase; protein product: MVCAEKLQRLVMAGVLLVAMYLMSIGSIYGTVLLSFVIGMIVLWAITDFCPSIWLFAKLFGTCKSSR
- a CDS encoding endonuclease/exonuclease/phosphatase family protein — its product is MRFLLLFVPFFLFGLEFKVATYNIENLFDATKNGNEYKEYSPNTKHGWNEAMVERKIAHIAQVIGDINADVIALAEVENKAILERLNNALGAKKYPYLFYPKKKERVSIESALLSRFPIAQTDSLFMKDQPRGIHRITLKIEQNLLDVYINHWPAHKEKEDERLVYATTLKNSLLKEKDKAFILLGDFNSPYQVQKEDWGLGFVTVLGVGDKSAPLYNTWYDLPQNERYSHSYGKQKTALDHIVIAPTLYDAKGIEYKANSLKRFEAPYMLDVKGNPKRWQISDRGKGKHLGEGYSDHFPVTAIFHTLKD
- a CDS encoding carbonic anhydrase, which codes for MKIADLISGYEKFKDTKFKKYENKFLDLVKNGQNPKVLFIACSDSRVDPSLITLAEPGELFVLRNVGNFVPPFAPDDDYHATAAGIEYAVSVLEVTDIIVCGHSHCGAIETMYTKITDINLVHVKKWLELGLEAKNYVTQKLISQSVSHEERLELTEKISLLFQSKNLLTYPDVERRVNEGELFIRSWYYRLDTGELEYFNTESGEFEPMSSISEF
- a CDS encoding pyrimidine/purine nucleoside phosphorylase, which gives rise to MEFKNATISKKANVYFDGKVVSYTVKCEDGTTKTLGVMQEGDYTFNTGAAEVMEFLSGELSVELPNQTEPLVIHGEATFDVPANASFTLHVKTVATYCCAYAN
- a CDS encoding NAD(P)/FAD-dependent oxidoreductase: MKIHDICFIGAGASALMAASHLQGSDVALIDSNTKMGAKLLISGGGKCNLTNRYASEANYLGNRAFIKPILEAFDASATLKFVKGERLSLEERSHGQIFCANSAKELVSIFGRLSAFCTFYLSTTVLHVRKEEHFIIHTTKGEIHAKKLVVASGGLSYASIGASDIGFKIAEQFGHTIITPAPALVGLTLQKEQFWMKELSGIALPVALHVEGKTFSENLLFAHKGISGPCVLSGSLYWKKGNICIDFLPHISSMEALFKTHAKKQITTALGLPKRFSKAFLDAVRLEDKVLSKLNANEKELLTSLKAYTFSPAGNFGYTKAEVTRGGISTDEIDGASMQSLKCEGLYFIGEVLDVTGELGGFNFQWAFASAMRFAKAV
- a CDS encoding SIMPL domain-containing protein (The SIMPL domain is named for its presence in mouse protein SIMPL (signalling molecule that associates with mouse pelle-like kinase). Bacterial member BP26, from Brucella, was shown to assemble into a channel-like structure, while YggE from E. coli has been associated with resistance to oxidative stress.) — translated: MKRFFSFFMMAIFPLFLSADMEITTQESVTRVLIPDCLRGELSFEEEHKNSNVIKEHLNALVAEVKAFDSNNELCQGGGYRLYPSYTYQDNKQIFMGYKGSLFFSCAFNSVEQYNTLVERLEKVKAPSIITHQGALAWVVSGGVQDANRLALRSSLLKVANEQALSFSKETHQTCVVKEVAFENTTSSHPLLMRAAPAAKSFSSVPTQAPLVHHETLVLGATVRYACAPQK
- a CDS encoding tRNA (cytidine(34)-2'-O)-methyltransferase, which produces MFNIVLVHPQIPQNTGSIGRMCVNADCSLHIVKPTMFEISDKTVKRAGLDYWHLLDVHVYESLEDFLKMHADKVERFFFATTKTKKPYFEASFQAGDFLFFGGESTGLPMELMQLKWENAITIPMGKNGRSLNQATSAGIILYDAIRQNFSAFAMV
- the purU gene encoding formyltetrahydrofolate deformylase; the encoded protein is MDVNKNYILKIDCSDEKGLIYRIADVVFKYQLNIIKNDEYVDRENGKFFMRAELNGEADLNAFKGTLQAMLPARSNIHVVEARKKDIILMGTKEIHCLGDILLKHDSGDLNANILAIVSNYEDLKGLSDKFNVPFHCVSHEGLNRVEHEAKVLEVLAGYSVDYIVLAKYMRILSSEFVGHYEEKMINIHHSFLPAFIGANPYKQAYERGVKIIGATAHFVNNHLDEGPIIAQDVIHVNHEMSWRDMQKAGRNVEKVVLSNALDLVFEERIFVHDNKTIIF
- a CDS encoding CCA tRNA nucleotidyltransferase, which gives rise to MKRYIDLHGSFLSQFEEAKTFLAPYTKRAYLVGGSVRDICVDEPLHDLDIEVYDIAPETFDNLMQRIGAVGVGKSFFVYKWGNIDFSLPRIERKSGVGHNAFEVEVCEDEKEASKRRDFTINAMMLNIFTYELLDFWDGQKAILDRLLVIIDEEKFKEDSLRVLRAMQFSARLGFKIESKSLMIMREIALSDLTKPRILWEFEKLFNASYLHYGLFYMYQLELFEKCFTCKVENHFFTIARELLRCKHNFQEEFASYYFVYIVANRLQQDPIKWLSALDAPNHYRRFFRNQPFVEGEINDKTLLHVSLDIPLCEWLGHYREGVKERAIALEIWEQPFDGGISVHDVMNEGFEGRSIGDELRKRRIAKIQELCEAE
- a CDS encoding CiaD-like domain-containing protein — translated: MELKEMILSTLKELEEVVPKEESKAQTLQPPRQVNAEAFEPEIMLEVHEEIHKEAEVRLSFVDESSCEERERQFYLNLRERILVLFEGFQSPNNKNIEAKIDLTLNFLEYLLATIDEQLEKVDSSKK
- the leuB gene encoding 3-isopropylmalate dehydrogenase, encoding MKKIYNIAVIRGDGIGPEIVDEAIKVLDSVCAKEDFELRYEDYLMGGVAYDFKGTPLPDETIEGCLKSDAVLFGAIGGQKWDTLPREFRPETGLLKLRKALGLFANLRPTAVFDELLDASTLKPEVLKGVDLFVVRELTGGIYFGEPRANDGFTGYNTMIYTKPEIERIARVAFDSAMKRRREVCSVDKANVLEVSQLWRDTVNEIAKEYPEVTVTHMYVDNAAMQLVRNPRQFDVILTGNIFGDILSDEASMISGSIGLLPSASIGGKVGLFEPIHGSAPDIAGQGIANPLATILSASMMLRFALGESKAADRIESAIKKVLQDGYRTKDLANYGAKEVCSTTQMGSIIADYVNKL